One genomic region from Homalodisca vitripennis isolate AUS2020 chromosome 6, UT_GWSS_2.1, whole genome shotgun sequence encodes:
- the LOC124364462 gene encoding transcription termination factor, mitochondrial isoform X1: MKEGCVSIMSRLFSKTISISYHLVLLRVRPTRLCLVRFKNNHIKTNEFKSQNAVESIRTLLQCSIEEACFLYQNHNNITSNMNILKQNGIEPSTVKDNLWLLKYDKGQLEPRLKLLNKWLFKDLNNGISILQLPFGQLMKHTGRISKEISCLDGTNRITYFALFVKCKEKQACDVFMKYTFMLALRLDSMKEILLMLTEQGVQTEDLLHDLWLFRYSPQFISARIKYLDHIRAREKCKIIKPWMLRCPEPVLNRYLELRDENIAALGSYSNLRELLSNELALSSDDVQEMILKHPPVAKISYSKAKDMIDFLKAQGFDSKMIYQVPRVLCHKQATLMARMVELKKVSPNLINLQNLCRNKKDYVSFLNKMS; encoded by the exons ATGAAAGAAGGTTGTGTTTCAATTATGTCAAGActgtttagtaaaacaatatCTATCAGCTATCATTTAGTTTTGTTAAGAGTTAGGCCTACACGATTATGTTTAGTTCGATTTAAGAATAATCATATTAAAACTAACGAATTTAAGAGTCAAAATGCAGTTGAAAGTATTAGAACTCTTTTACAATGCTCAATTGAAGAGGCATGTTTTTTATAccaaaaccataacaatattaccagtaacatgaatattttaaaacagaatggAATTGAACCAAGTACTGTCAAAGATAATTTGTGGCTACTGAAATATGATAAAG ggcAGTTAGAACCAAGACTAAAGCTTCTAAACAAGTGGTTGTTTAAAGATCTCAACAATGGTATAAGTATTTTGCAACTTCCATTTGGGCAGCTTATGAAGCACACAGGCAGAATTAGCAAAGAAATAAGTTGTTTAGATGGAACGAACAGGATTACTTATTTTGCTCTATTTGTGAag TGTAAAGAGAAGCAAGCATGTGATGTCTTTATGAAATATACTTTCATGTTGGCTCTCAGGTTGGATTCCATGAAAGAGATTCTACTTATGTTGACAG AACAAGGAGTCCAGACCGAGGATTTGTTACATGATCTATGGTTATTCAGATACAGTCCTCAGTTCATATCTGCTAGAATCAAATACTTAGATCACATCAGAGCTAGAGAAAAGTGCAAGATAATCAAACCATGGATGTTACGATGTCCAGAGCCCGTACTTAACAG GTACTTGGAGCTAAGGGATGAGAACATTGCAGCACTGGGCTCCTATTCTAACCTAAGAGAATTGCTCAGTAACGAGTTAGCCCTTAGCTCTGATGATGTACAAGAGATGATACTGAAGCACCCGCCTGTTGCAAAGATAAGCTACTCTAAGGCCAAGGACATGATAGATTTCTTGAAGGCTCAAGGGTTCGACAGTAAAATGATATACCAGGTCCCAAGGGTACTGTGCCACAAACAAGCTACATTAATG GCAAGAATGGTAGAACTGAAAAAGGTCAGCCCAAACCTCATTAACCTACAAAATTTATGCAGAAACAAGAAAGATTATGTTTCTTTCTTAAACAAAATGTCTTAA
- the LOC124364462 gene encoding transcription termination factor, mitochondrial isoform X2: protein MIKCKEKQACDVFMKYTFMLALRLDSMKEILLMLTEQGVQTEDLLHDLWLFRYSPQFISARIKYLDHIRAREKCKIIKPWMLRCPEPVLNRYLELRDENIAALGSYSNLRELLSNELALSSDDVQEMILKHPPVAKISYSKAKDMIDFLKAQGFDSKMIYQVPRVLCHKQATLMARMVELKKVSPNLINLQNLCRNKKDYVSFLNKMS from the exons ATGATAAAG TGTAAAGAGAAGCAAGCATGTGATGTCTTTATGAAATATACTTTCATGTTGGCTCTCAGGTTGGATTCCATGAAAGAGATTCTACTTATGTTGACAG AACAAGGAGTCCAGACCGAGGATTTGTTACATGATCTATGGTTATTCAGATACAGTCCTCAGTTCATATCTGCTAGAATCAAATACTTAGATCACATCAGAGCTAGAGAAAAGTGCAAGATAATCAAACCATGGATGTTACGATGTCCAGAGCCCGTACTTAACAG GTACTTGGAGCTAAGGGATGAGAACATTGCAGCACTGGGCTCCTATTCTAACCTAAGAGAATTGCTCAGTAACGAGTTAGCCCTTAGCTCTGATGATGTACAAGAGATGATACTGAAGCACCCGCCTGTTGCAAAGATAAGCTACTCTAAGGCCAAGGACATGATAGATTTCTTGAAGGCTCAAGGGTTCGACAGTAAAATGATATACCAGGTCCCAAGGGTACTGTGCCACAAACAAGCTACATTAATG GCAAGAATGGTAGAACTGAAAAAGGTCAGCCCAAACCTCATTAACCTACAAAATTTATGCAGAAACAAGAAAGATTATGTTTCTTTCTTAAACAAAATGTCTTAA
- the LOC124364463 gene encoding ATP synthase mitochondrial F1 complex assembly factor 2, whose translation MQSYHTFHSKVFLNLSKSLFELPFKSIIFNKNIVTKPPCRNYSAPPKRFYRKVGILKSDGKYEITLDQRKLKTPKGTILKVDNEALALAVATEWDSQKEVIQRNNMHLTALSSTVIDNPNNNTKYDIVQQILSFLDTDTILFYSKEEDGLYQLQQKEWQPQIDWFCERFEVTLAATESIGIVNVLPETKAALQRQLLSYNFSAIHGFLFAVEALKSIILTSACVERRLNISNAVLLSRLEEEYQCGHWGRVEWAHDLSQLDLQARVAAAVLFVHLNSASEQMVTKKKVANS comes from the exons ATGCAATCTTACCATACATTTCattctaaagtttttttaaatttatccaaatCATTATTTGAACTTCCGTTTAagagtataatttttaacaaaaatatagtgACTAAACCACCATGCAGGAACTATTCAG CTCCACCCAAACGGTTTTATCGAAAAGTTGGCATTTTGAAAAGTGATGGCAAATATGAAATTACCTTGGATCAAAGAAAACTGAAAACTCCAAAAGGAACAATATTGAAAGTTGATAATGAAGCATTAGCTTTGGCTGTTGCTACGGAATGGGATTCACAGAAAGAAGTGATTCAGCGGAACAATATGCATTTA ACAGCTCTGAGCAGTACTGTAATCGACAACCCGAATAACAACACAAAGTACGACATCGTCCAGCAGATTCTTTCATTCCTGGACACAGATACAATTCTTTTCTATTCCAAG GAGGAGGATGGGTTGTACCAACTGCAACAGAAGGAGTGGCAGCCTCAGATAGACTGGTTCTGTGAGAGGTTCGAGGTGACTCTTGCAGCTACAGAGAGTATAGGTATAGTGAACGTGCTACCCGAGACCAAGGCAGCACTACAGAGACAACTTCTCTCCTACAACTTCTCAGCCATTCacg GTTTTCTCTTTGCTGTTGAAGCTCTTAAGTCAATCATCCTCACATCTGCGTGTGTGGAGCGTCGCCTGAATATCAGTAATGCTGTTTTACTGTCAAGGCTAGAAGAAGAATATCAG TGTGGACACTGGGGTCGAGTGGAGTGGGCACATGACCTCAGCCAGCTAGACCTCCAAGCACGTGTTGCGGCCGCCGTTCTCTTTGTCCATCTAAACTCTGCGTCAGAGCAGATGGTCACTAAGAAAAAGGTTGCCAATAGTTAG